cctcggacAAGTTTGTAGCTTTCAGTTGCTCCTTTAGTATCAAAAACGGATGCAGAAACCAATCAAAGAAGACGTCTTTTGGTCGGTTCATGGTAGTTATTTCAGTTACACCGTCACCTACACAAAACATGCAGACATATATAAATCACacttatatgaaaatatatagaaaaaaatagaatttttttacttAGTAACAAGCCAGAAGAATTGGCTTTGACGGAGCGTAGAATCTCATGAAGAAGCCCATAAGCAGGTAAACCAACACTAATCACTTGGCTGCCTTTACTAGATCTCGCTTCTTCGATATCTTTCGAAATTATCAGTCCTTTTGTAGCCAAAACTTCTCCAAATGTCCTACATTGAACAAAGAGCTCATACAACAGCTGCACACAGACATTCAAACAGTCAAAAAAAACGACAAAAGATatgatttttcaaattttggttttggtgaatATTAGGCATGTGTGCTTACATCGAGAGGCTTAATATCAATCATAGGGACTCTGACTGATCCTGCTCTCATCGATGATGCGTTCTTGACAGAGCCTAGTCTTGGTACAGGACCAGAAAAAGGCGTTGGTTCCTCTTCGTTTCTTCGATATTTTGGCCTTGGGAAACAAGATCCTTCAGGCATGTCAAGTATATCAGTGCTATACTCGTCGTAAATGGACACAGAAGCAACTATGAAACAGAGTCCATAGTAAAAAGAAGATTCTTGATATGATACTACTCCTGCATAAGCACCGAGGAAGATACTAGAGACAACTGATCCAATAACCGCGCCTGTGACAGCCAAAGGCCAGAGTAAGATCACGAGGCCTGCAATGGGAACACACATTGTCTCCAAGAATGGACCTTCCCGTCCAATTAAGTCGTGAAACAAACGGTGCCATCCTTTGAACAGCATGTAAGGGCTTTTGCATATGGCTACAAGTGAGATCACAGGGAAATCAACAAGAATCCCGAGAACTGAAACTACCAAAGCCCCTGGAAGTTGAAGTAGCCTGAGGATAGATAAGAGGATGTAAAGTAAGGCGCTATGGAATAATTNNNNNNNNNNNNNNNNNNNNNNNNNNNNNNNNNNNNNNNNNNNNNNNNNNNNNNNNNNNNNNNNNNNNNNNNNNNNNNNNNNNNNNNNNNNNNNNNNNNNNNNNNNNNNNNNNNNNNNNNNNNNNNNNNNNNNNNNNNNNNNNNNNNNNNNNNNNNNNNNNNNNNNNNNNNNNNNNNNNNNNNNNNNNNNNNNNNNNNNNNNNNNNNNNNNNNNNNNNNNNNNNNNNNNNNNNNNNNNNNNNNNNNNNNNNNNNNNNNNNNNNNNNNNNNNNNNNNNNNNNNNNNNNNNNNNNNNNNNNNNNNNNNNNNNNNNNNNNNNNNNNNNNNNNNNNNNNNNNNNNNNNNNNNNNNNNNNNNNNNNNNNNNNNNNNNNNNNNNNNNNNNNNNNNNNNNNNNNNNNNNNNNNNNNNNNNNNNNNNNNNNNNNNNNNNNNNNNNNNNNNNNNNNNNNNNNNNNNNNNNNNNNNNNNNNNNNNNNNNNNNNNNNNNNNNNNNNNNNNNNNNNNNNNNNNNNNNNNNNNNNNNNNNNNNNNNNNNNNNNNNNNNNNNNNNNNNNNNNNNNNNNNNNNNNNNNNNNNNNNNNNNNNNNNNNNNNNNNNNNNNNNNNNNNNNNNNNNNNNNNNNNNNNNNNNNNNNNNNNNNNNNNNNNNNNNNNNNNNNNNNNNNNNNNNNNNNNNNNNNNNNNNNNNNNNNNNNNNNNNNNNNNNNNNNNNNNNNNNNNNNNNNNNNNNNNNNNNNNNNNNNNNNNNNNNNNNNNNNNNNNNNNNNNNNNNNNNNNNNNNNNNNNNNNNNNNNNNNNNNNNNNNNNNNNNNNNNNNNNNNNNNNNNNNNNNNNNNNNNNNNNNNNNNNNNNNNNNNNNNNNNNNNNNNNNNNNNNNNNNNNNNNNNNNNNNNNNNNNNNNNNNNNNNNNNNNNNNNNNNNNNNNNNNNNNNNNNNNNNNNNNNNNNNNNNNNNNNNNNNNNNNNNNNNNNNNNNNNNNNNNNNNNNNNNNNNNNNNNNNNNNNNNNNNNNNNNNNNNNNNNNNNNNNNNNNNNNNNNNNNNNNNNNNNNNNNNNNNNNNNNNNNNNNNNNNNNNNNNNNNNNNNNNNNNNNNNNNNNNNNNNNNNNNNNNNNNNNNNNNNNNNNNNNNNNNNNNNNNNNNNNNNNNNNNNNNNNNNNNNNNNNNNNNNNNNNNNNNNNNNNNNNNNNNNNNNNNNNNNNNNNGCGATCAGGGCAACATTGTTTAAACTCATCCATGAGTGAGAAGTATGAGTGAAAGCAAACATCTTTAAAATCGCAGACAACGGTGAAGCTGCGTTGGATGACGCTCCAAGTTCCATCATAAAAGCAATGGAGAAACGGGTAAGGCTTGCCCTCGCCAACAGCATCAAAGGTGGCAAAAATTGGGGAGAGAAAACCATATAAAGCTCCTCCCAAAACACTCCCCACAATACTAAGAATCAACCAGAGAATTATGGCTGCAGGAAGACATAGGCATAGAAAGAGCTTCAAGATTGGTCCTACTTGTTTGGCACTGCATGTTAGATGAACCAGAATTAGCGCGTCATCATCGAGAGAGATAGCAAAAGGGACTGAGGAGTTGGTTACCTCAAGATTGAACAGAAAGTCCAAACAATGTGGACGGGCAAAAGACTCAGTATGACCGCAGAGTTGCCTATAGTCACAATGAGGCAGACGAGTGGGCACAAAATGATACCTAAGCAACAAAGAAAGAGCATTTcagatcagaaaaaaaaaaccactccAAGGCATTAAACTAGTGAATATGATTAGAACAACTTCATTGACAAGAAAACACTAGTGTTGATTTAAGATGACTACTAAATGATGAAAACAGAACTCCTACGTTCAAACATTAGTATGTAAAAAAAGACCAAGTAAAAGTCATGAGAAAGAACAATTAAGGAACCAGATAAAAGTCAACAACCATGGTAAAGAAGTCAAATCCTTTGTTGAGTTAATGTTCTTACCAGAAGACAAAATCAGTCTGaataaattggaaaaaaaatgggCTTAAAGAAGTAGAAAATCATAGAAACTTTAGACCTTTAAGTAGTGTATATAGTTCATAAAAGAGTGCCATCATATCATATTTAAGTGCCAGAAATAGAAACAATGATATAACTGAAGTAAAAGATTTCACTTTAGTAAATTTCATACCTTTGATGAAACCCAGAAACAGCAATCCAATGAAATAAGGAAGAAAGAGTAAGAATTGAAACAAAGAAGCTCGAAATCCTTCTGGAGGCTCCATTGAAAATTGGAATTGAATCTTTCAACTATACTCACAAACTTAACACAAACCCATCTCAAGAACCATTCAGCACCTTCTTCTATCTGAgatatatactattaaaaaaaaaaagcgaaactTTTGGTATCGATTAAACTCAAAAAGGAAGTAAACAAACAAGAGCTGgagttttttcttatttacgaAACTCTCTGCAACACACAAGTCtttgaaaaaccaaaacaaatcttGCTCTGATACAGCTTTAAAAGTCTCACATGGGTTTTACAGATTTGAGTTGAGGGATTTGCGGTTAAGAAACCGTTTCTCTTCttgataaacacaaaaaaaaaaaaaaacgattaaaaaaaaaaatcaaaggacgAGAACCAAAACGCAAAAAGAAactgacctttttttttgtccgaAAAGTcttacgaggaagaagaagatgtttttTTCTACTTATGTTCTGTTTGGTATATGCGGCTTTGAGGTAAACTCATTAGCGAATACTTAAATTTACAGATGGAGGTCAAAGTCATGAATGAGATCAAACGAGACGCCCTGAAAATAACGAAATTCGCAGTTTAAAAATtcgcttttttttatttatcttattatatatgatcagataaatatgtatttatttttgtttggatataaAACAATGAATGTATAACACTGTAGTGACGGCtaccttttttgtttggattgggAAACTTTCTAtctaaaagaataattttttagtaCAATATTCATGAGAATAATAATACTTGTGATCGATAAAATAGTGTGATTAAcggtttaaaaaataacaacatgGTACAGGGAAAACCCACTCATCTCATAAATAATAGATAAGCAAATGATAaatcgtttaaaaaaatttaatcacataattGTGATCTTTATAAACTACCacattatttattactattatttttgataaattactCTAATGTTAGTGCATCTTAAACTTGATCAgttgtcgacaaaaaaaaaaaaaaaaacttgatcaGTTAAAGCTTCataaaaacccaacaaaaaaacatattaaaaacctACTCTTTTTAGGGTAGCAGTGAAATTAACTAACCCTAATTAAAACTTATAGTTAAATTTACTACAATAAacgaaaataatttgaaaatatttgatatttctttgttttattataaaagtcGTTTAAAGTTTTTCATACATATGAAAAgcgatttaattttttttttttacctttttattaatgtattatataattgttattggttaaaaattaaaatagtacagATAAAATCtgaaagtttgaaaaaaaatctgtacTGAAAGTATAAAGTAACAGTTTTTACGAAACAAAATTGAAGATGTAAAGtaaaacttaatataaattGAAgggagtataatttttttgttaatttctacCATATCcgaaacaaatattttcttttgtatttagCGTAGAACTGTAGATATGAGTATATATTTAAAGGAAAAGAGTTGGTCTGTTTTAACACAACTgtcattttgttgttaaaatacAAATGGAAGTTAAATGATTGCacacttgttgttgttgattctatATACGACGAAAGAAAAATGAATTCGTTATCAATGATTCTTTTTTCCCGTTGtcatttttataatgtttttgaaaCGAGGGAAGAAATGGTAGTTCTATAATGCTTATTCGTCCATACTCCATATGACAGAATAATTAGTTTAATATACCAAGCAGAATTATTACAACTAGCTGTTTCTCGTGTTGTCTAGCAATAACCCGCTGTGAGATTCGTCTTTTTCTATCCACCATGCACGGTTTTAGAActttaaattgattaataaatcaaacatacaaaaattgccactaaaaaaaaaaattgttacattCACATGGAGATGACTGTAATTTGTAAGCCTTTTAATGAATCCGTTGTAACATCAAATCTTAAGCTAAACATATTTGAATACTGAAGTAGTATTTGATCACATATTACTTTTTATTCCAtggatgaaatatatatgtttacatatagtgatttattatataatagtaCTATTATatatcaagtttttattttacttgttgGTTAAAAACGAACTTAAATTTCTTGGtgtttgactttatttttccaaatttaatttcatacatgtttgaccaaaaataataattataataatcataCGTTAAGTCCTAGACAATCTCTTTCTAAAGCTCGTGACGATGTGTTTAACTAGTACTATCTCGAATTGATATAAACTAATGTACAATGCCACGATTGTAATTAAGAAGAGTTTTAGAGATTAATTAAGAAATGTTTTCTCCATTATTATTGGAGGAGGCCCGCGGGCTCATGTTTTATTTTGGCTTTATGCTAACATAAAGCAGAAGCCCATATTTGATGATTATCTTTTAACAGATCACGTGATCCTTTCAAAGAATTGAATGAGAATCATATCGGAGTATATATGGGGGAGGGGGATGTGGTTATGATATATGTGATCATGATAAATGGTTGAACAAACTAGAAAGTATCTAAAGAAAATGAGTATAtcacttcctttttttcttttcctggtATATAGATTTTTTGCGGGTCTTTATTGAGCATATAGATTGTTTTCCAGTCAGTTACGGTTACGGACGtatatctctctatatataaacagTTTTGGTATGTCGTCAAAATTTTGTATGATGTTGCTTACAGTAGAAAGGGATCATGTTGGATGTAGCACCGGTAGAAATTCCATAATTATATTCGAGAACTATATACTCATAAGAAGGTTTGATCTTAGTAAGAGCTCTAATTTGTTCACTGATATGTGTGATAAATCAATCCAAATGCTCAAAGCGTCCAATCTCTTATATTTCATGACTAATgtcaaaagtttgaaaaatagaGTATCAGATTGTGGATACCAATTTGAAtgtaggaaaagaaaaaagaaaaaaaaaaaaaactggctTTGACTTTAAATCAGAGAAGTATACACTGAAAGTGATCAAAGTGAAATCATCTCACTTCGACTTTTGGATGGTATATGGTGAAATGGAAACAAATTGTTTGGAGTGaccataattttcttatatctttttttggttaaaatacattttggaatctttttttttttggtatccaTCATTTCATCTTCACTATTGGGTACACTGTCCTGGTATGGTTATCAACTCAAATGCTCAACGCATATACAGTTTCTCATTTTCATGATAGTTTGGAGTGATCATCCTTTGGTTATCACATTATTGTAGAATCTTATTTTGGGCATTCATCTTTACGATTAGGTGGACAAACAATTCTAAGCaccgaaagaaaaaaagaaaaaaaaaacttggaataTTGGAAATGGTTGAAAGTAGTGTTATAATAAGAGTGACGCTGTGACGGTCGATGATAGCAATTAACAAACCAATATATGTTCTAATTTGAGAATTGTGATGAGATGATTACGTACCATACTGAACGGATTTAGAAAACAGAGGACTTTGGTGGAtaattttgtatctttcttAATAATCATTTTTGGGTTTTACAGCCTTTATATACAAGAGGTAAGATGACTCTAAAATCCTCACAAAAGCAAAACTTATCACTATAGACAGCTGTATCAGGATGAGTCATCAGAAGAGGATTCTAGAAGCTCAAATCTGTTTGGATGAGAGAAGACGACACCCTCCTCCGTACCTGCAGCTCTGTTTTGACCGTTGAGACTTTGTCTTATTGTCGATCAAATTTTGATGCTGTTGGACtgggttttgttcttgttggaCTTGGACTTGATCTTGGGCCTCTTTATCTTCTACACTCTCCCTCAAACTTGGCGTGGAAGGGGCTGAAGGAGCAGACACACCAAGTTTGCTTCGAAGATCAAGGAAGGGCGGTCGTGGGAGAGGTTTCGTGAAAATATCTGCAAGTTGTAATGTTGCAGGAATATGATGTGTTTCTATTAACCCCAAACCAACGCGTTCTCTTATGTAGTGGAAGTCTTTATCAAAGTGTTTTGTCCGGTTGTGCAGAGCAGGATTAACGGTTAGATAGACAGCCGACAAGTTATCGCAGTAGACACGAGTTGGATGATACTGTGTAATTCTGAGGTCTCGCAGCAGAGAAGAGATCCAAGTGAGTTCTCGAGCAACGATCGATAGAGCTCTATATTCTGACTCTGTAGAGGAGTTGGAGACCGTTGTTTGCCGTTTTGCGGACCAAGATACTAAGGTGGAGCCGAGCAGAATGCAGAACCCTGTTGTAGACCGTCTGGTGTCTTTGCAACCAGCATAATCGCTATCACAAAATGCAGAGAGGGACTGGTTGTTGTGCTTCCTGATTGGCATGCCGAGGTCTAGAGTTCCTTTGACATACCTGAGGATTCTCTTTAGTAATGTAAAATCTGAGTTGGTTGGAGCATGCATCCTCTGGCAGATAAAGTTGACAGCGTACTGGAGATCTGGTCTTGTTATTGTTAAGTATTGAAGCTTCCCTGCGAGACTTCGAAAATATGTAGGTTCAGAGAATGGTGTAGTATCCGTTTTATCCAGGTGTTCTGGCAGAGGCGTAGGCATAGGGTTGCAGTTTGTCATTCCAGCTTGGTGAAGAATGTCAGCAGCATAACCCTTTTGATGCAGGAACAGACCGTCTTTGCATGTCTCAATCTCTATCCCAAGGAAGTATTTCGGTGTACCAAGATCCTTCATGGAGAACCTGTTGTTTAGAGCATTGAGAAGTTGTTCAAGCAGAGTTGTGTCGTTGCCAGTAAGAAGTATGTCATCGACATACAGCAGTAAGACTAGTATCTTGTTGCCTTGTTTGCAGACGAATAGAGACGGATCAAACATACTGCACTTGAAGCCAGAGTCGATTAAAAAGGTACTAAAGGTATCAAACCAGGCCCTGGGAGCCTGTTTCAGGCCATAGAGAGCTTTGTTGAGCCGACAGACGTGATCTGGCTTTTCAGGATCAACGAAACCCGTAGGTTGAAACATGAATACCGGCTCTTGCAGTTCTCCGTGCAGAAAAGCGTTGGATACGTCCAGTTGCTTGATTGGCCATCCTTGATTTGTGGCAGTATCAAGTACTAACCGAATAGTTGTTGTTCGAACAACTGGACTGAAGGTCTCTAGGTAGTCAAGTCCCTCTTCTTGATCAAACCCTTTAGCTACGAGCCTTGCTTTGAGCTTATCTACTGTTCCATCAGGGTTATGCTTGGTTTTGAAGACCCATTTGCTGGATAGAATGTTCATGTCTTCCGTGGGAGATACCAAATCCCATGTATGCAGCATGTGTATCCTACCAATCTCATCCATGACTGCATTATTCCACCCTGGATGTTTCATTGCCGAGACTATGCTTTTAGGTTCATCTGTAGTATATTTTGAGGCAAGTAAAACATACCGTGGGTTTGGCTTTTGAATTCCGTCCTTTGCCCTTGTCGTCATAGAGTGTTGATTATTTGGTAAGGAATGATCAGGTATTGGAACCTCCTCTACTTCATTATCACCAAGTTCTGTATCGGAATCTGATAAGTGATTCAGATTTGCATCATCAGTGACAGGTACTTCGACTTCCTCAGTTGGGGCTGTTGCAGGGTCGATGGTCGGTTTAGACAGCAGTTGTATTGTAGCCATGTCTTCTTGTGTGTGACATGATTCTGAGGCTCCCCAAGCTTGAAGAAGTGGTGTTTGATACGTAGGAGATAGATGTTTAAACTTGTCATTAAATGGAAAGATACCTTCATCAAAGATGACGAGATATATAGATTTTTCCAGTTGGAGGATATAGACAACGATATCCTTTGTATTGATTGCTATAACCCAGAAACACACATTGTAATGATCTGGGATCAAACTTCGTCTCTGCCAAGGGTCTCAAGCAGGGATAACAAGCAGACCCGAACACTCTGAGAAAGGAGTAGTCAACTTTCTGTTGGAGAAGCGTTTCATGTGGGCTCTTGTTGTGAAGAACTGAGGATGGTAGGAGATTTATAAGATAGTTGGCTGTGAAGAAAGCTTCTACCCAGTATTTGAGAGGGGTGTGGCTTTGAAACAGCATAGACAAGCCAAGCTCCACCAGATGtcatatgttttctttctgCAACTCCATTCTGTTGAGGTGTGTAGGGACAAGATATCTGGTGTTTAATCCCATGGTCTGCTAAGTGAGTTTTCAATGCATTGCTAGTGAACTCTCCCCCACCATCACTTTGAAAAGTCTTTATCTTCGTGTTAAACTGATTCTCAACTAGCTTTTTGAAAGCAATGAAGAAAGACAGAAAATCGGATTTCAAGCGTAGAGGGTAGAACCAAGAGAAGCGAGAATGATCATCAACAAAAACTGCATAATATTTGAATCCTTGGTTCGATACAATAGGTGAGGGACCCCATAGATCACAATGTATGCGATCCAGAGGTTTCAAAACTCgagaatcagaagaaaaaaactgtaacTTGGTACTCTTCCCCATCTGGCAAGGCTCACAAACAGGGGACGTTCTGCTCTTATTGACTTCTATCTCCTTGCTACTCTGAAGGTGTTGCAAAATCTTGGAGTTGGAGTGTCCTAGCCGACGATGCCAAGTGTCCACATCAGCTCCACATTGTCGGTTTGAGAAGAACGCTGCAGTCTCCTTGTTCTGCAACACATAAAGGGCTTCCTTACGAGGACCCTTTGCCACCACTTTCTGAGTACTCAAATCGATTACATAGACCTTGTTAGAATCAAAGAACACGTCACAAGGGTAATCATCACACAATTTCGAGACAGACAGGAGGGATTTTTTCATATCAGGACATACTAACAGCTCATTCAATGGAATTGTACCTTTTGAGGAAGAAATGGTGGTAGAACCGATGTGTGTGATGGGAATGTAAGCACCATCACCAACCATCACTGCATCCTTGCCCTCATATGGTGTTGATTCGTGGAGAGCTGAGGTTGATGTAGTGACATGAGCAGTGGCTCCTGAATCCGGATGCCATTCTCGTCCACTTTCATCTGAGACACGCAGAGAGGAGAAGGCCTGAGGCATCGTTTCACTTTGATAGTTGTTATCAAAACGGTTGTAGCACTTCAGAGCCGTATGACCAACACGTCCACAGATTTGACACACGGGTCTCTCTCCCTGCGTTGCAGACCCACTCTGATGTTGTGGAAATCCACGACCTCTTGTTGTGTAGCCTCCCCTGCCTCGATTCCCACCAAAACGACCACGACCTCTCTGATTTGAAGAGAACTGAGGAGCACACGGGTTTGTTTTCTCAGTCATAAAGGCG
The Camelina sativa cultivar DH55 chromosome 6, Cs, whole genome shotgun sequence genome window above contains:
- the LOC104790393 gene encoding uncharacterized membrane protein At3g27390 — protein: MEPPEGFRASLFQFLLFLPYFIGLLFLGFIKGIILCPLVCLIVTIGNSAVILSLLPVHIVWTFCSILSAKQVGPILKLFLCLCLPAAIILWLILSIVGSVLGGALYGFLSPIFATFDAVGEGKPYPFLHCFYDGTWSVIQRSFTVVCDFKDVCFHSYFSLMDEFKQCCPDRXXXXLRLLQLPGALVVSVLGILVDFPVISLVAICKSPYMLFKGWHRLFHDLIGREGPFLETMCVPIAGLVILLWPLAVTGAVIGSVVSSIFLGAYAGVVSYQESSFYYGLCFIVASVSIYDEYSTDILDMPEGSCFPRPKYRRNEEEPTPFSGPVPRLGSVKNASSMRAGSVRVPMIDIKPLDLLYELFVQCRTFGEVLATKGLIISKDIEEARSSKGSQVISVGLPAYGLLHEILRSVKANSSGLLLSDGVTEITTMNRPKDVFFDWFLHPFLILKEQLKATNLSEEEEEYLGRLVLLFGDPERLKSSSAISVSPPLTERKRAELDAFARRIQGLMKTVSRYPTFRRHFVALVKKLSDDLDLKDNSSVKDESITEPSSSVKIITRIFSQRSSRRKGSVNGSDQESQKGVSRNIDIV